A genome region from Arachidicoccus soli includes the following:
- a CDS encoding helix-turn-helix domain-containing protein, translating into MTFDNVLFRGVPVSKSGIEAMEHLNNYQRMLALLEVFGLMAASENYTILNAGGFLLETKVEDQQRINLVFNFVKENFNEEISLDNISHYINMTASSFCKYFKKITGKTFVQFLTEYRLVYAAKLLYESNMGISEICYESGFNNYSHFTKKFKEHFKKTPLNYRNEIKVAISNTIEHSVY; encoded by the coding sequence ATGACATTTGATAATGTATTGTTTCGGGGTGTCCCAGTGTCAAAGTCAGGAATTGAGGCGATGGAACATTTGAATAACTATCAAAGAATGCTTGCATTGCTCGAGGTTTTTGGCCTAATGGCAGCATCGGAAAACTATACTATTCTTAATGCGGGTGGATTTTTGTTAGAAACGAAGGTGGAAGATCAGCAAAGAATAAATTTGGTTTTTAATTTTGTAAAAGAAAACTTTAATGAAGAGATTTCTTTGGATAATATTTCTCATTATATCAATATGACAGCTTCTTCCTTTTGTAAATATTTTAAAAAAATCACTGGGAAAACCTTTGTTCAGTTCCTAACTGAATATCGATTGGTGTATGCAGCAAAACTACTGTACGAGAGCAATATGGGCATTTCTGAAATTTGCTATGAAAGCGGTTTTAATAACTACAGTCATTTTACAAAAAAGTTTAAAGAGCATTTTAAGAAAACTCCACTCAATTATAGAAATGAGATAAAGGTTGCAATATCGAATACTATAGAGCACTCTGTTTATTAA
- a CDS encoding NADH-quinone oxidoreductase subunit N: protein MNAIILSAILGVVMMFCSAFVKNTKSYKIVALIGLIILLIANISETYGQPVFQIPLYDMLKFDKFGLYFNTLAIICTIVYTAVSGSEIDRVGNYIAEYFALIFFVLCGIFILTSFNSLLMLFIGIEIMSIPLYILTGSRKLNLKSNEASLKYFLMGAFSTGIMLMGIALIYGGTGSFFLDHTPSVIAGLAKGNKPLAFLDVAGMILLLASLCFKVSAAPFHFWAPDIYDGSPSVFTSFMATVVKAGAFIAFIRLFAVRSGETSILENAAIGVDWKMLFTIIIIATLLFGNITAIFQQSVKRMLAYSSIAQAGFMMFALLSLNPTAYEGILLYTVAYGFATIGLFATLAKMEDYSLEGYKGMSKSHPALAFANAIFLLSLAGIPLTAGFFAKYYMLASVIQIHGYVWVAIVGVVFAAISSFYYFRVIQSMYFKEGTVTFKFEISKTYKILIVALALLVILIGAFPQIILNFLYF, encoded by the coding sequence ATGAACGCAATCATACTGTCAGCAATATTAGGTGTAGTAATGATGTTTTGCAGCGCATTTGTAAAGAATACAAAATCTTATAAAATCGTTGCACTTATTGGTTTAATTATTTTGCTGATTGCCAATATTTCAGAAACATACGGGCAACCTGTGTTTCAAATACCTTTATACGACATGTTGAAGTTTGATAAGTTTGGTTTATACTTCAATACATTGGCGATTATCTGCACCATTGTTTATACTGCAGTTTCCGGTTCAGAAATTGATCGTGTCGGGAATTATATTGCGGAATATTTTGCTTTAATATTTTTTGTACTCTGTGGCATTTTTATATTGACATCATTCAATAGCTTGTTAATGCTATTTATTGGTATAGAAATTATGTCTATTCCATTATACATTCTTACCGGTTCTAGAAAACTTAATCTAAAAAGCAATGAAGCTTCCTTAAAGTATTTTTTAATGGGCGCATTCTCCACAGGGATTATGCTAATGGGAATTGCTTTGATATATGGGGGCACCGGGAGTTTTTTCTTAGATCATACACCCTCTGTAATAGCTGGTTTAGCAAAGGGCAACAAACCTCTTGCGTTTTTGGATGTTGCAGGTATGATACTTTTACTCGCTTCTCTGTGTTTCAAGGTTTCAGCAGCACCATTTCATTTTTGGGCCCCTGATATTTACGATGGTTCTCCAAGTGTATTTACTTCTTTTATGGCTACCGTAGTAAAAGCCGGAGCCTTTATTGCATTTATCCGTTTGTTTGCTGTGCGTTCAGGAGAAACGAGTATTCTGGAAAATGCCGCTATTGGTGTTGACTGGAAAATGTTGTTTACCATTATCATTATAGCTACGTTGCTATTCGGGAATATTACAGCTATTTTTCAACAAAGCGTTAAACGCATGCTTGCTTACTCTTCAATTGCACAAGCGGGTTTTATGATGTTCGCATTACTAAGTTTAAATCCTACGGCTTATGAAGGTATTTTATTATACACTGTGGCTTATGGGTTTGCAACTATTGGCCTTTTTGCAACCTTGGCAAAAATGGAAGATTACAGCTTAGAAGGGTATAAGGGTATGTCAAAATCACATCCGGCCTTAGCATTTGCAAATGCAATATTTTTATTATCCCTAGCCGGAATTCCTTTAACAGCCGGTTTCTTTGCAAAATATTATATGCTGGCTTCCGTAATACAAATACATGGATATGTTTGGGTTGCGATTGTAGGTGTTGTGTTTGCAGCAATCAGTTCTTTTTATTATTTCCGTGTTATACAATCCATGTATTTCAAAGAAGGAACGGTGACTTTTAAATTTGAAATAAGCAAAACATACAAAATACTTATAGTAGCCTTAGCACTTTTGGTTATATTGATTGGTGCATTTCCACAAATAATCTTGAACTTCTTATACTTTTAA
- the nuoK gene encoding NADH-quinone oxidoreductase subunit NuoK, protein MPIQYYIALAVTLFSIGVVGVLIRRNAIIVFMCIELMLNAANLLLVAFSKTHTAVAGNPLAGIDGQIFVFFIMVVAAAEVSVGLAIIVMMYRNTHSTDINFLNRLKN, encoded by the coding sequence ATGCCTATACAATATTACATAGCCTTAGCTGTAACACTTTTCTCTATTGGTGTGGTGGGTGTTTTAATTCGTAGAAATGCAATTATTGTTTTTATGTGTATAGAGTTAATGCTCAATGCTGCCAACTTGCTTTTGGTCGCATTTTCCAAAACGCATACAGCGGTTGCAGGAAATCCACTTGCTGGAATTGACGGGCAGATTTTTGTCTTCTTCATTATGGTTGTCGCAGCTGCAGAAGTAAGTGTGGGTTTAGCTATTATTGTAATGATGTATCGAAATACCCATTCGACAGATATCAACTTTTTAAACAGATTGAAGAACTAA
- a CDS encoding T9SS type A sorting domain-containing protein, translated as MKKIISYLMIAVFTFTAVLAKASDINVDINNANNEMVTITVNNDNLREAISIMDVNGTVLYYTNNLPEGTVKNLDFSSVPDGQYFIKIETGNTTKAISIIKNLHDLNISAEKDLLLKPIFVKRNDNKVNVFYNNEQLATVSLNIYDNNGNLVQTISGNDLQFQKTLDFSKVPRGTYTITFVSPLLRQPCSTTFETK; from the coding sequence ATGAAAAAGATAATAAGCTATTTAATGATTGCAGTATTTACATTTACTGCTGTCCTAGCAAAAGCAAGTGATATCAATGTCGATATCAACAACGCAAACAATGAAATGGTAACGATTACCGTTAACAACGACAATCTTCGTGAAGCTATTTCAATTATGGATGTAAATGGCACAGTGCTATATTACACAAATAACTTACCTGAAGGAACGGTTAAAAATCTAGATTTTAGCTCAGTACCAGATGGTCAATATTTTATAAAAATTGAAACGGGTAATACGACAAAAGCAATTTCAATTATTAAAAACTTGCACGATTTGAATATTTCTGCAGAAAAAGATTTATTGTTGAAACCCATTTTTGTAAAAAGAAATGACAACAAAGTAAATGTTTTCTATAACAATGAACAACTAGCAACCGTGTCTTTAAATATATATGACAACAACGGTAATCTTGTTCAAACAATTTCTGGCAATGATTTACAATTTCAAAAGACATTAGATTTTTCAAAAGTTCCAAGAGGTACTTATACAATTACATTTGTATCTCCCTTACTAAGGCAGCCATGTTCAACAACTTTTGAGACTAAATAA
- the nuoI gene encoding NADH-quinone oxidoreductase subunit NuoI, whose product MQSLTNRSENVNRSPMTFAERIYIPEIAKGMAITLKHFFKKKVTVSYPDETRPFSPVFRGLHVLNRDEEGRERCTACGLCAVACPAEAITMEAAERLPGEENLYREEKYAAKYEINMLRCIFCGLCEEACPKDAIYLSETVTPSDYARKKFIYTKEDLLIPNPVTEPEAYKEALGKNQPTTAGSLK is encoded by the coding sequence ATGCAAAGTTTAACGAATAGATCCGAAAATGTGAACAGAAGCCCCATGACTTTTGCCGAAAGAATATACATTCCAGAAATTGCAAAAGGGATGGCTATAACTTTGAAACATTTTTTTAAAAAGAAGGTTACAGTTTCTTACCCCGATGAGACGAGGCCATTCAGTCCGGTTTTCAGAGGATTACATGTATTGAATCGTGACGAAGAAGGCCGCGAACGTTGTACCGCTTGTGGGTTGTGCGCCGTAGCTTGCCCGGCAGAAGCCATCACAATGGAAGCAGCAGAAAGATTGCCTGGAGAAGAAAATTTATATCGTGAAGAAAAATATGCTGCGAAATACGAGATAAATATGTTGCGTTGTATTTTTTGTGGTTTGTGCGAAGAGGCTTGCCCGAAAGATGCGATTTATTTGAGTGAAACGGTAACGCCTTCGGATTATGCAAGAAAGAAATTTATTTATACGAAAGAAGATTTGTTGATTCCTAATCCGGTTACAGAGCCTGAAGCATATAAAGAAGCGCTTGGAAAAAATCAACCAACCACAGCAGGTTCATTAAAATAA
- a CDS encoding AraC family transcriptional regulator: protein MKSLLRPVFESIKPAFGSSFLYKRFGENFSNPNDSVWHYHPELEIVYVNRSGGQRQIGSHLSHYKHGDLVLIGSNLPHCGFAGKLKEGQRETVIQWNNDVFGKTFFDVPEMRNVKVLFEKALNGIIFHEEDKRKIGAKIEAMEHLNNYQRMLALLEVFGLMAASENYTILNAGGFLLETKVEDQQRINLVFNFVKENFNEEISLDNISHYINMTASSFCKYFKKITGKTFVQFLTEYRLVYAAKLLYESNMGISEICYESGFNNYSHFTKKFKEHFKKTPLNYRNEIKVAISNTIEHSVY from the coding sequence ATGAAATCATTATTAAGACCAGTTTTTGAAAGTATTAAACCTGCATTTGGCAGTTCCTTTTTATATAAGCGGTTTGGTGAAAATTTTTCAAATCCCAATGATTCTGTATGGCATTATCATCCGGAATTAGAGATTGTTTATGTAAACAGAAGTGGTGGACAAAGGCAAATTGGTAGTCATCTTTCTCATTATAAACATGGGGATTTGGTGTTGATTGGAAGTAATTTGCCTCATTGCGGTTTTGCTGGAAAACTAAAAGAGGGCCAACGCGAAACAGTTATTCAATGGAATAATGATGTCTTTGGGAAAACATTTTTTGACGTTCCGGAAATGCGGAATGTAAAGGTATTATTTGAAAAAGCTTTGAATGGTATTATCTTTCATGAAGAAGATAAAAGAAAGATAGGTGCAAAAATTGAGGCGATGGAACATTTGAATAACTATCAAAGAATGCTTGCATTGCTCGAGGTTTTTGGCCTAATGGCAGCATCGGAAAACTATACTATTCTTAATGCGGGTGGATTTTTGTTAGAAACGAAGGTGGAAGATCAGCAAAGAATAAATTTGGTTTTTAATTTTGTAAAAGAAAACTTTAATGAAGAGATTTCTTTGGATAATATTTCTCATTATATCAATATGACAGCTTCTTCCTTTTGTAAATATTTTAAAAAAATCACTGGGAAAACCTTTGTTCAGTTCCTAACTGAATATCGATTGGTGTATGCAGCAAAACTACTGTACGAGAGCAATATGGGCATTTCTGAAATTTGCTATGAAAGCGGTTTTAATAACTACAGTCATTTTACAAAAAAGTTTAAAGAGCATTTTAAGAAAACTCCACTCAATTATAGAAATGAGATAAAGGTTGCAATATCGAATACTATAGAGCACTCTGTTTATTAA
- a CDS encoding IS1634 family transposase, whose product MKKATKPTSSHPQWVTKHKQSGTEIKKINGRYYLYAVTSRYDKSIGRAKKISLGILGSISETEGFIPSEKKSLREKAGKTYCGKEAFAVEYGYAFWLMALLEDANILPRLQTLFPDLWQFIVSMVYCRTAYQSPLKNVPFHLEHADICQQLGWEISLSDQKMSDFLFNLGTKEASIHAYLEPSKKNRTCVLVDATDIVSHSKNIPIVEKGYNARMDFSPQFVLLYLYDAATLQPLYYRIIPGNIREVTAMKNTIAASGIQQCIFIADKGFFSENNIASLEAAQLQYIIPLRRGNKHIAYNELKDIELGDNHFEYAKRHIFFTTPSPTAAGRTVCLYLDGMLKEQEKNDYLSRISSVPEYYDKEDFKNKVGRMGTLGIIHNTSMNAEDIYLEYKQRGDIEQFFDQLKNTLSASSSYMQREESLKGWMFINHISMEVIYKIYQMLKTTPLNKKQNLNHKYSIADTIAHMKTIKKIRFSQNEFIITETDKMTRILLDKLKISIT is encoded by the coding sequence ATGAAAAAAGCAACAAAACCTACAAGTTCCCACCCGCAATGGGTAACTAAACACAAGCAATCGGGAACGGAGATAAAAAAAATCAATGGCAGGTATTACCTGTATGCAGTAACTTCCAGATACGATAAATCAATCGGCAGGGCAAAGAAAATATCATTAGGTATATTAGGCAGTATCAGCGAAACAGAAGGGTTTATACCATCAGAGAAGAAATCTTTGCGTGAAAAAGCCGGTAAAACCTATTGCGGCAAAGAAGCTTTCGCCGTAGAATACGGTTATGCCTTCTGGCTTATGGCCTTATTGGAAGATGCAAATATTTTACCCCGGCTTCAAACACTATTTCCCGATTTATGGCAATTTATTGTTTCAATGGTTTATTGCCGTACAGCTTATCAAAGCCCTTTAAAAAACGTTCCTTTTCATCTGGAGCACGCTGACATTTGCCAACAACTCGGATGGGAAATATCTTTAAGCGATCAAAAGATGAGTGATTTTCTTTTTAATCTCGGTACTAAAGAAGCCTCCATTCACGCCTATTTAGAACCGTCAAAGAAGAACCGTACCTGCGTATTGGTAGATGCGACAGATATTGTCAGTCATTCTAAGAATATACCCATTGTAGAAAAAGGATATAACGCCCGAATGGATTTTAGCCCTCAGTTTGTCTTACTGTACTTATATGATGCAGCCACACTCCAACCCTTATATTACCGTATTATTCCTGGGAACATCAGAGAAGTAACCGCCATGAAGAACACCATAGCTGCCAGCGGCATCCAGCAATGTATATTTATAGCGGATAAAGGATTTTTCAGCGAAAACAATATAGCGTCTTTAGAAGCAGCCCAATTGCAGTACATTATCCCTTTAAGAAGAGGCAACAAGCACATTGCTTACAATGAGTTGAAGGATATAGAACTGGGCGACAATCATTTTGAATACGCAAAACGGCATATATTCTTTACCACCCCCTCTCCAACAGCAGCAGGCAGGACAGTTTGCCTTTATTTGGACGGTATGCTCAAAGAGCAGGAAAAGAATGATTATTTATCAAGAATAAGTTCTGTCCCCGAATATTATGACAAGGAGGACTTTAAAAATAAAGTCGGCAGAATGGGAACACTTGGAATTATACATAATACTTCCATGAATGCCGAAGATATTTATCTTGAATACAAGCAAAGAGGAGATATAGAGCAGTTCTTTGACCAGCTCAAAAACACATTATCTGCATCTTCCTCTTACATGCAGCGGGAAGAATCATTGAAGGGCTGGATGTTCATTAACCATATCAGCATGGAGGTTATTTACAAAATCTATCAAATGTTAAAAACCACACCACTCAATAAAAAACAAAACCTCAACCATAAATACTCCATCGCAGATACAATAGCGCATATGAAAACAATTAAGAAAATAAGATTCTCTCAAAATGAATTCATCATTACGGAAACCGATAAAATGACCAGAATATTATTGGATAAACTGAAAATTTCTATTACCTAA
- the nuoL gene encoding NADH-quinone oxidoreductase subunit L, with the protein MNLAYLVPLFPLLGFLINGIFRKQLSKQAVSIIGCGALLFSFIVSITLFFDVKTGGAATIKYFDFINISSFNIPFAFQIDQLTSIFLLIITGIGFLIHIYSTSYMHDEEPHHFARYFAYLNLFVFSMLLLVMGANFLIMFIGWEGVGLCSYLLIGYWFKNNNFNYAARKAFVMNRIGDLGFIIALFWLLAKLGTLSYHEIFTSAALAKLSSQDIIGITLLLFVGATGKSAQIPLYTWLPDAMAGPTPVSALIHAATMVTAGVYMIARSNLLFAMAPFTNQIIAIIGVATAVFAATIACKQNDIKKVLAYSTVSQLGYMFLGLGVGAYGGAVFHVMTHAFFKALLFLGAGSVIHAMGGEQDGRRMGGLKKFMPITHITFLLACLAIAGVPPFSGFFSKDEILSAAYASNPILYYFGVFGALLTAFYMFRIYAMTFLGKFRGTEEQKHHLHESPKAMTIPLSILAILAVIGGFIGIPEVFAPNAHLLENYLQPIFAASAPLKHVNEVAHSTELLLMAVSTILIILSIIWAWTKFSKYEDDGKPTTGFAKVLENKWYVDEIYDTVIANPLIKFSAFLKNIVEKSGIDGIVNGIGKFIQYSSRQIRLVQSGQVGGYILMMVLSLVILFLVFWNQAYISHFISVIFK; encoded by the coding sequence ATGAATTTAGCATATTTAGTACCATTATTTCCGCTATTGGGTTTTTTAATCAACGGGATTTTCCGCAAACAACTAAGCAAACAAGCTGTGAGCATTATAGGTTGCGGCGCATTGTTATTCTCTTTTATTGTAAGTATTACTCTTTTCTTCGATGTCAAAACAGGTGGAGCTGCCACTATAAAATATTTTGATTTTATCAATATTTCAAGCTTCAATATTCCTTTTGCTTTTCAAATCGACCAACTCACTTCTATCTTTTTATTAATAATTACAGGTATAGGTTTTTTAATACACATTTATTCCACTTCCTACATGCACGATGAAGAACCGCATCATTTTGCACGTTATTTTGCCTATTTGAATTTATTTGTTTTTTCTATGTTATTGCTCGTGATGGGAGCCAACTTCTTGATAATGTTTATTGGCTGGGAAGGTGTAGGATTGTGTTCTTATTTATTAATTGGCTATTGGTTTAAAAACAATAATTTCAATTATGCTGCTCGTAAAGCCTTTGTGATGAACCGCATTGGTGACTTAGGTTTTATTATCGCATTATTTTGGCTCCTAGCGAAATTGGGTACGCTAAGTTATCACGAAATATTTACCTCTGCAGCATTAGCAAAACTATCGTCACAAGATATTATCGGAATTACTTTATTGTTATTCGTTGGTGCAACCGGTAAAAGTGCGCAAATACCATTGTATACTTGGCTGCCCGATGCAATGGCTGGTCCAACACCTGTTTCAGCCTTGATACACGCCGCAACGATGGTAACAGCCGGTGTGTATATGATTGCACGTAGCAATTTGTTATTTGCGATGGCGCCATTTACCAATCAAATTATTGCCATTATTGGTGTAGCTACCGCTGTATTTGCCGCAACCATCGCGTGCAAACAAAATGATATTAAAAAGGTATTGGCATATTCAACGGTAAGTCAGTTGGGATATATGTTTTTGGGGTTAGGTGTTGGCGCTTATGGTGGTGCAGTGTTCCACGTAATGACCCACGCATTTTTCAAAGCACTTTTATTCTTGGGTGCCGGTTCAGTAATTCATGCAATGGGTGGAGAACAAGATGGTCGTCGAATGGGGGGATTGAAAAAATTTATGCCCATAACACATATTACATTTTTATTGGCTTGCTTGGCAATCGCCGGTGTCCCTCCATTCTCAGGCTTCTTCTCTAAGGACGAAATCTTATCGGCAGCATATGCATCTAACCCTATTTTATATTATTTTGGCGTATTCGGCGCTTTGCTTACCGCATTCTATATGTTCCGAATTTATGCAATGACCTTCTTAGGCAAGTTCAGGGGAACGGAAGAACAAAAGCATCATCTGCATGAAAGTCCAAAAGCGATGACAATACCTTTGTCAATCTTAGCAATCTTAGCAGTAATAGGGGGTTTTATTGGTATCCCCGAAGTATTTGCTCCAAATGCACATCTACTGGAAAATTATCTTCAGCCAATATTTGCGGCTTCAGCACCATTGAAACATGTAAATGAAGTTGCTCATTCAACAGAATTGTTGTTGATGGCCGTTTCGACGATACTTATTATCCTCTCTATCATTTGGGCATGGACCAAGTTCTCAAAATATGAAGATGATGGAAAACCAACAACAGGCTTTGCAAAAGTCTTGGAAAACAAATGGTATGTGGATGAGATATATGATACCGTAATAGCAAACCCCTTGATAAAGTTTTCTGCTTTTTTAAAAAATATTGTAGAGAAATCAGGTATAGACGGCATCGTAAATGGTATAGGAAAATTTATACAATATTCGTCAAGACAAATCCGATTGGTTCAGAGCGGCCAAGTTGGCGGATACATTCTAATGATGGTACTGTCTTTGGTCATTTTGTTTTTAGTTTTTTGGAATCAAGCTTATATATCACATTTTATTAGCGTTATTTTTAAATAA
- a CDS encoding NADH-quinone oxidoreductase subunit J family protein, whose protein sequence is MGIAAILFWILSVLTIFSAIMVVVSKNPVHSVLWLIATFFAISGHYIMMNAQFLAIVNIIVYAGAIMVLFLFVIMLMNLNSNTEPRKNIWAKLIGVISAGMLLWILISVVRTFSDQIKGHPQIATFNTGNIGLIKNLGQVLFTQYALPFEITSVLFLSAMIGAVVIGKKN, encoded by the coding sequence ATGGGAATAGCTGCTATACTTTTTTGGATACTTAGTGTGCTCACTATCTTTAGCGCAATAATGGTCGTTGTGAGCAAAAACCCTGTGCATAGTGTGTTATGGCTGATTGCCACTTTTTTTGCTATCTCCGGGCATTACATTATGATGAATGCGCAATTTTTGGCTATTGTTAATATTATTGTGTATGCAGGTGCCATTATGGTTCTTTTTCTCTTTGTAATCATGTTGATGAACCTCAACAGTAATACTGAGCCCCGAAAAAATATTTGGGCCAAGCTAATTGGCGTAATTTCAGCAGGGATGTTGCTTTGGATTTTAATTTCTGTTGTGCGCACCTTTAGTGATCAAATAAAAGGACATCCCCAGATAGCTACATTTAATACTGGAAATATTGGACTAATAAAAAATTTGGGACAGGTTTTATTTACGCAATATGCACTGCCTTTTGAAATAACGAGTGTATTATTCTTAAGTGCTATGATTGGTGCGGTTGTTATCGGAAAGAAGAATTAG
- a CDS encoding complex I subunit 4 family protein, which yields MIVLLILIPVIAGLLSFLIKNDRAAKNFSLNASVITFLVTLYVIATPGTVSFDAQWLPQLNSNFSLSMDGMAKMLCLLNALALPLIFSSSLGNKYSKPGNFYALMLLTQAGMMGVFLSADVLLFYFFWELALIPAYFVCSEYGGIRKIQATYKFFVYTFIGSLLMLIGLLYLYFINPEHSFAISSFYKIHLSATQQNIGFWLFFLAFAIKMPLFPLHTWQPDAYEQAPTPATMILSGVMVKMGVYATIRYVLPMFPQAVLHFNHIIIILAIIGILYASLVAIKQDDLKRLIAYSSIAHMCLMAAAIFTLQEVGLQGVMIQMLNHGIVVIGLWIVANAIEQQTGTRKFSELGGLAQRAPLLATMFLIMALANVSLPLTNSFIGEFLMFNGLFRYNIWAAVFACISIILVAIYTLGAMQKIFYGEVSSFTKDAKEAPMYVNYTLIFMALIIIFLGVYPQPILHLTQDTVQAVLHLK from the coding sequence ATGATAGTTTTACTCATTCTCATTCCGGTAATTGCAGGCCTTTTATCCTTTTTAATAAAAAATGATAGGGCGGCTAAAAACTTTTCGCTCAATGCGTCAGTAATTACTTTCTTAGTTACACTGTATGTTATTGCCACCCCGGGAACCGTTTCTTTTGATGCACAATGGCTGCCTCAATTAAATAGCAATTTCTCTTTGTCAATGGATGGAATGGCCAAGATGCTTTGTTTGCTAAATGCGCTTGCATTACCATTAATATTTTCTTCTTCACTTGGGAACAAATATTCAAAACCAGGGAATTTCTATGCATTGATGCTGCTTACACAGGCAGGTATGATGGGTGTTTTTCTTTCGGCTGATGTATTATTGTTTTACTTTTTCTGGGAATTAGCATTAATTCCTGCTTATTTTGTTTGCTCCGAATATGGTGGTATCAGGAAGATACAGGCAACTTACAAATTCTTTGTATACACTTTCATTGGCTCTTTGCTGATGCTTATCGGTTTACTTTATTTATATTTTATCAATCCCGAACATAGCTTCGCTATCAGTTCTTTTTATAAAATTCATTTATCTGCAACGCAACAAAATATCGGATTTTGGCTGTTCTTCTTAGCGTTTGCTATAAAAATGCCATTATTCCCTTTGCATACCTGGCAGCCCGATGCATACGAACAAGCACCAACTCCTGCAACCATGATTTTAAGTGGTGTGATGGTCAAGATGGGTGTTTATGCGACCATTCGATATGTACTCCCAATGTTCCCACAAGCGGTATTACACTTCAACCATATCATTATTATATTGGCAATAATTGGTATTTTATATGCATCCTTGGTAGCCATAAAACAAGATGATTTAAAAAGGCTGATTGCCTATTCATCAATAGCACATATGTGTTTGATGGCTGCTGCAATCTTTACTCTGCAAGAGGTAGGCCTTCAAGGTGTAATGATACAAATGTTGAACCATGGTATTGTGGTTATTGGTTTATGGATAGTTGCAAATGCGATTGAACAACAAACAGGAACACGCAAATTCAGTGAACTAGGGGGCCTAGCGCAACGCGCACCCTTATTAGCAACTATGTTTTTAATAATGGCATTAGCGAATGTATCGCTTCCTTTAACGAACTCATTTATTGGTGAATTTTTAATGTTCAACGGGTTATTCCGTTATAATATTTGGGCAGCAGTTTTTGCATGTATCAGCATTATTTTGGTAGCAATTTATACTTTGGGTGCAATGCAAAAAATATTTTACGGGGAGGTTTCTTCTTTTACAAAAGATGCAAAAGAAGCTCCAATGTATGTAAACTATACTTTGATTTTTATGGCTTTAATAATTATATTTTTAGGTGTATATCCACAACCCATATTGCATCTTACACAAGATACAGTACAGGCTGTGCTGCACTTGAAATAA